One genomic segment of Candidatus Poribacteria bacterium includes these proteins:
- the acpP gene encoding acyl carrier protein, with amino-acid sequence MATNQERLIEIIAKQLGVEEDNVTPDASFMEDLGADSLDTVELVMALEEEFDIEIPDSDAEKIQTVQDALSYLDEHV; translated from the coding sequence ATGGCAACAAACCAAGAACGCCTCATCGAAATTATCGCGAAACAACTCGGTGTCGAAGAAGATAATGTTACCCCAGATGCCTCCTTTATGGAAGATTTGGGGGCTGATTCACTTGATACTGTTGAACTGGTCATGGCACTTGAAGAGGAATTCGACATCGAAATCCCAGACAGTGATGCAGAGAAAATTCAGACTGTTCAAGATGCCCTAAGTTACCTGGACGAACACGTGTAG
- the fabG gene encoding 3-oxoacyl-ACP reductase FabG: MSETTEQNAFRADVLSGKTAIVTGASRGIGAAIAQRLCEAGANVVLCSRSTEAVGQIADTLQGKGYTVLAMAADISERADVDTLIEKTTSQFSQIDILVNNAGITRDMLLMRLKDEDWNAVLQTNLTGTMYCTRAVLRPMIRQKSGRIINISSIVGLTGNAGQANYAAAKAGIIGFTKAIAKEVGARGITVNAIAPGFITTDMTAQIPEQNQQQLLELIPLREFGHPEDVADAVCFLASDAARYITGQTLQVDGGMVM, translated from the coding sequence ATGAGTGAAACAACGGAACAAAATGCCTTTAGAGCAGATGTGTTGAGTGGCAAAACCGCAATCGTTACAGGTGCATCGCGAGGGATTGGCGCAGCGATTGCACAAAGGCTCTGCGAAGCCGGAGCAAATGTTGTTCTCTGCTCTCGTTCTACCGAGGCAGTTGGACAGATCGCTGATACACTGCAGGGGAAAGGCTATACTGTCCTCGCAATGGCTGCTGACATCTCCGAAAGGGCGGATGTTGACACGCTTATTGAAAAGACGACTTCGCAGTTTTCACAAATCGATATTCTTGTGAACAACGCTGGGATTACTCGGGATATGTTGCTCATGCGCCTCAAGGATGAGGACTGGAACGCTGTATTACAGACAAATTTGACCGGCACGATGTACTGCACCCGCGCAGTCCTCCGTCCTATGATACGTCAGAAAAGCGGACGAATTATCAACATTTCGTCAATCGTCGGGTTAACAGGAAACGCAGGACAAGCGAATTATGCTGCGGCGAAAGCGGGCATCATCGGTTTCACGAAGGCTATCGCGAAAGAGGTCGGGGCCCGCGGTATCACGGTCAATGCTATCGCCCCTGGCTTTATCACGACAGATATGACAGCACAAATACCGGAACAGAATCAACAGCAACTGCTTGAACTGATTCCGTTACGGGAGTTTGGGCATCCAGAGGATGTGGCAGATGCCGTCTGTTTTTTGGCATCGGATGCTGCACGCTATATCACCGGCCAAACGCTTCAGGTTGACGGTGGCATGGTGATGTAA
- the fabD gene encoding ACP S-malonyltransferase, whose amino-acid sequence MTDNRLAFIFPGQGSQQVGMGAELAQTYPAADAVFQEADAVLGRALRRLCFEGPEADLKQTENTQLAILTCSVAALQVLKEYGVVPSAVAGHSLGEYSALVAAGVIDFEDALHLVHARASFMAEAGNTQQGTMAAILGMETERLQALCNTPEGVVSIANYNCPGQLVISGDIKAVNHVLDLAKAEIGARRCRLLPVSGAFHSPLMAPAQQKFAVPLESVTMQPPQVDVAMNVTGEFATDADNIRRLLFQQITRPVQWEKTLQTLEKTGITHFVEVGPGKVLSGLVKRTLPESSTMNVEDIETLSLVTNEHGSDK is encoded by the coding sequence ATGACTGATAACCGTTTGGCATTTATTTTTCCAGGACAAGGTTCACAACAGGTAGGCATGGGAGCGGAACTGGCACAGACTTACCCAGCTGCCGATGCTGTTTTTCAGGAGGCAGATGCAGTCCTCGGACGGGCGTTGCGGCGACTTTGTTTTGAGGGACCTGAAGCGGACTTAAAGCAGACCGAAAACACGCAACTGGCAATTTTGACCTGTAGTGTGGCAGCCTTGCAAGTCCTAAAAGAATACGGGGTCGTGCCGAGCGCGGTCGCCGGACACAGTTTGGGAGAGTATTCCGCACTCGTAGCGGCAGGAGTGATCGACTTTGAAGACGCACTGCATTTGGTGCACGCACGAGCGAGTTTCATGGCGGAAGCTGGAAACACACAACAGGGCACAATGGCGGCGATCCTCGGGATGGAAACGGAGCGTCTGCAAGCGCTTTGTAACACGCCTGAAGGTGTTGTGAGCATCGCTAATTACAACTGTCCCGGACAACTGGTAATCTCTGGAGACATCAAAGCAGTTAACCACGTCCTCGACCTTGCTAAAGCCGAAATTGGGGCGAGACGGTGTCGTCTGTTGCCAGTCAGTGGGGCGTTTCATTCGCCACTCATGGCACCCGCGCAGCAGAAATTCGCAGTACCCCTCGAATCGGTGACGATGCAACCACCGCAAGTCGATGTTGCGATGAACGTAACAGGCGAGTTCGCCACAGATGCCGACAATATCAGACGCCTCCTATTTCAACAGATAACACGACCTGTCCAGTGGGAAAAAACATTGCAGACTCTTGAGAAAACCGGCATTACGCATTTTGTAGAGGTTGGACCGGGCAAAGTTTTGTCCGGTTTGGTGAAGCGGACCTTGCCAGAAAGTAGTACTATGAACGTTGAAGATATTGAGACGCTCTCTCTTGTGACAAATGAACACGGAAGTGATAAATAA
- a CDS encoding ketoacyl-ACP synthase III produces the protein MTQLRYATITGTGSYLPDRVVTNFDLEKLVDTSDEWIRQRTGIAERRIAEDDVATSDLCIHAARWAIKNAQIDPLDIEMILVATVTPDRFFPSTACYVQKGIGAKHAAAMDLSAACAGFLYGLDLADGLVRSGRYNTILVIGGEIFNTIVDWNDRSTCVLFGDGAGAAVVQATDEPKGILASYIGSDGDYADVDLLGIPAGGSRMSITQEAIDQKLDKIQMNGREVFKLGVRLMPEAAQRVLRQADVSIEDIDLLIPHQANLRIIEAVGDRLGMPREKVYINVDKYGNTSAATVIIALDEAIREGRAKPGDLLLFVTFGAGLTWGSTLLRL, from the coding sequence ATGACGCAACTTCGATATGCAACCATTACTGGGACAGGATCTTACCTCCCCGATCGGGTTGTCACCAATTTTGACCTTGAGAAATTGGTCGATACAAGCGATGAATGGATTCGTCAACGGACAGGGATCGCTGAGAGACGCATCGCTGAAGATGATGTAGCAACCTCTGATCTTTGTATACATGCTGCGCGATGGGCTATCAAAAACGCGCAAATTGATCCACTTGATATTGAGATGATTCTTGTTGCTACTGTGACTCCCGATAGGTTTTTTCCTTCAACAGCGTGCTATGTTCAGAAAGGTATCGGTGCGAAGCATGCCGCCGCAATGGATCTATCTGCTGCGTGTGCTGGCTTCCTTTACGGACTGGATTTAGCTGACGGACTGGTCAGATCTGGACGATACAACACTATTCTTGTCATCGGTGGCGAAATTTTTAACACAATTGTTGATTGGAACGATAGAAGTACATGTGTCCTTTTTGGAGATGGTGCTGGTGCGGCTGTTGTCCAAGCTACGGATGAACCTAAAGGTATCCTCGCATCTTATATCGGATCGGATGGAGATTACGCTGACGTTGACCTCTTGGGTATTCCCGCAGGGGGTTCCAGAATGTCAATCACTCAAGAGGCGATTGACCAGAAGTTAGACAAAATTCAGATGAACGGGAGAGAAGTCTTCAAATTAGGTGTCCGCCTTATGCCCGAAGCTGCGCAACGTGTGCTCCGTCAAGCAGACGTGAGTATTGAAGATATTGATCTGTTAATCCCACATCAAGCGAACCTCCGCATCATTGAGGCGGTTGGCGATAGACTCGGCATGCCACGAGAGAAGGTTTATATCAACGTTGATAAATACGGTAATACCTCCGCGGCAACAGTGATCATCGCGTTAGACGAAGCGATTCGTGAGGGACGCGCGAAGCCAGGGGATCTACTGCTGTTTGTGACTTTTGGCGCGGGGTTGACATGGGGAAGCACACTCCTACGATTATAG
- a CDS encoding 50S ribosomal protein L32: MAHPKRRTSKSKKRMRRSHNALHEKTLSVCSYCGETIISHQVCSECGHYNGRPVLKSADEA, encoded by the coding sequence ATGGCGCATCCAAAACGGAGAACGTCAAAATCGAAAAAAAGAATGCGGCGGAGCCATAACGCGCTCCATGAAAAAACTTTAAGTGTCTGTTCCTACTGCGGAGAGACGATTATTTCTCACCAAGTCTGTTCCGAATGTGGGCATTACAATGGACGTCCCGTATTAAAATCTGCGGATGAAGCGTAG
- a CDS encoding DUF177 domain-containing protein, producing the protein MQEGVKDTLVFNMRDLRHEDFKEYEALVPSESLGLTYEEVEFIKPLSCSVGLFRQGGDNIYITTDVNATILVECRRCINPFEVDIATTLGVLFSIGDTSSETDEDDERYYDGETLDISEDVRRALVLEIPTWSLCSETCKGLCPQCGTNLNMTGCSCEMTDEPSLPTSNSLSAQLASAFSKAGSLKNTGNS; encoded by the coding sequence ATGCAGGAAGGCGTGAAAGATACTTTAGTGTTCAATATGAGAGATCTTCGACACGAGGACTTCAAAGAATACGAAGCACTTGTCCCGTCTGAGTCCCTCGGTTTGACTTACGAAGAGGTAGAATTTATTAAGCCCTTGTCATGCAGCGTCGGTCTCTTTCGCCAAGGTGGCGATAATATCTATATAACGACCGATGTCAATGCTACTATTTTAGTGGAGTGTCGACGCTGTATCAACCCCTTTGAGGTGGACATAGCAACGACACTTGGCGTGCTATTTTCTATTGGGGATACATCGTCAGAAACGGATGAAGATGATGAACGATACTACGATGGGGAAACGTTAGATATTTCAGAAGATGTCCGGCGGGCACTTGTTCTTGAAATACCAACGTGGTCGCTCTGCTCCGAAACCTGTAAAGGTTTATGTCCACAGTGTGGGACGAATCTGAACATGACGGGATGCTCCTGTGAAATGACGGATGAGCCATCGCTCCCTACCTCTAATTCCTTGAGCGCGCAACTTGCAAGCGCGTTTTCCAAAGCCGGTTCTCTTAAAAATACTGGAAACAGTTGA
- a CDS encoding homoserine dehydrogenase, with protein sequence MQYRLRSGISCNKSERKEGVVVVDKSCINVGILGWGTVGTGVSKILMNQNSLIAKNSGTELCLKKIAKRTLPATRQGVELPVDCLTTDPAAVVDNPEIDIVVELIGGVTTAHSLIKRAIQNGKHVVTANKALLAEHGGELFQLASEHQVSLNFEASTAGGIPIIKTLQESFAGNQIHSLYGIVNGTCNYMLTEMHGRAVDFADVLKVAQDKGYAEADPTLDVEGIDAAQKLILLIALAYRSNISLSQFHVEGITDITQKEIQYARELGYVIKLLAIAKLTDGNRVEARVHPTLVPERSLLANVGGAFNAVCVIGDAVGPTLFYGQGAGEMPTASAVVADIIDAAKSVQQGVSTPISRAWLAGAQAEVGVCPIDDIETRYYIRFVVADRPGVLAKIGTILGNWQISIASVIQKDPHGMETVSLVMLTHKAQEKNMKAALAEIYTLEDVKDEAQLIRIEEEVDF encoded by the coding sequence ATGCAATATCGTCTTAGAAGTGGTATATCGTGCAATAAATCGGAAAGAAAGGAGGGAGTTGTAGTAGTGGACAAGTCGTGTATTAATGTTGGCATTTTAGGATGGGGTACTGTCGGCACAGGCGTTTCCAAAATCCTGATGAATCAGAATTCCCTCATCGCCAAAAATAGTGGCACCGAATTATGCCTAAAAAAAATAGCAAAACGAACTTTACCTGCGACGCGGCAAGGTGTTGAACTCCCTGTGGATTGTCTGACAACCGATCCCGCAGCGGTCGTTGACAATCCGGAAATCGATATTGTTGTTGAACTTATCGGCGGTGTCACAACAGCACATTCCCTCATTAAACGCGCGATCCAAAATGGAAAACACGTCGTCACAGCAAACAAAGCCCTTCTCGCAGAACACGGGGGAGAACTCTTCCAACTGGCTTCAGAACACCAAGTCAGTCTCAATTTCGAGGCAAGCACGGCAGGTGGCATTCCGATCATTAAAACCCTACAAGAGAGTTTCGCTGGCAACCAGATCCACTCCCTTTACGGTATTGTGAACGGGACGTGTAACTATATGTTGACCGAAATGCACGGGCGGGCTGTAGACTTTGCAGATGTACTCAAAGTCGCACAGGACAAGGGATACGCCGAAGCCGATCCAACACTTGACGTTGAAGGAATTGATGCCGCACAAAAACTCATTCTCCTGATCGCCCTCGCCTATCGGAGTAATATTTCACTGTCGCAATTCCATGTTGAAGGTATTACGGATATCACCCAGAAAGAGATCCAATACGCTCGCGAACTGGGTTACGTCATTAAACTCCTCGCAATCGCGAAACTTACCGACGGAAATCGCGTGGAAGCACGTGTGCATCCGACACTGGTGCCAGAGCGGAGTTTGTTAGCGAATGTCGGTGGGGCATTCAACGCGGTTTGTGTTATCGGTGATGCGGTCGGCCCGACCCTCTTTTATGGACAGGGCGCTGGAGAGATGCCAACCGCAAGTGCTGTTGTCGCTGACATTATTGATGCCGCGAAGTCTGTGCAGCAAGGCGTAAGCACTCCGATTTCACGGGCATGGCTTGCAGGGGCACAGGCGGAAGTTGGTGTATGTCCTATTGACGATATTGAGACGCGGTATTACATCCGTTTTGTGGTTGCTGACCGACCCGGTGTTCTCGCAAAGATCGGGACAATTTTGGGGAACTGGCAGATTAGCATCGCCTCTGTCATCCAAAAGGATCCGCACGGTATGGAGACCGTGTCCCTCGTAATGTTAACCCACAAGGCGCAAGAGAAAAACATGAAAGCCGCGCTCGCAGAGATTTATACGCTTGAAGATGTAAAGGACGAGGCACAACTCATTAGAATCGAAGAAGAAGTCGACTTTTAA